From a single Adhaeribacter swui genomic region:
- a CDS encoding family 16 glycoside hydrolase, which translates to MKKLPVLLLSSLLLTGSVQAQTKVDNRTTSTRIADVLAMFPAQDAQQLATNMNEVGALGEAGLVDLAKMLVPPGKGDNTKVQYALGGFSYYVAQGNRENLRTMAANAYVKALDQVTDPVNKTFLIFQLQMVGKDEAVAALVKNLSNDQVCGPAARALVKINTASAKSALLTALSQAQGTCQLSLVEALGDSKDAAAVSAISKIASSASDPKTKKVALFALANIGDPAAEPVLAAEAEKAGYAYQNANATAAYLRWAKSMLAAGNKAPVEKMAQTLISKATQESQVPTRIAALNYLVDVQGEQSLPTLLDAVKDKNQAYRVAALTRAVEFKNAGTAQWLTALKKADPAAKADIINMLGRKGDAAALPAILKATKNKNEGIKVAAITAAGKIGQDGALPAILKATRKGDSTVVKAAQTAILTMKGTNVVPQVSQALPKMNETAQAALLEVLGARKANEQINVVLDEAKSKNPKVELAALTALKDMATQENLSSLYPLLLAADRPEEVTVMQEAIYNAVKGESEKAKQTETILQQMAQAPADKKPLYYAVLAKIGDKKALQTVVADFKSGDEATKKAAFAALGTWSDFSAANELFNIAQADPNSPYFDQALRGYVKQVSSAKFPAEQKLLLLTKVMDIAKTTEQKSVILHEVGKSPTYLALQLAGKYLDDAALKQVAADAVTSIALGNKDIYGQDVRDLLNKAMGAMQGAEVEYTKANVRKLIDEMPKEAGFVSMFNGKDLTGWKGLVADPIKRSKMDAKTLAAAQQKADEQMRQDWQVKNGEIVFVGKGYDNLTTVKKYGDFEMLVDWKIYDDGKKEGDAGIYLRGTPQVQMWDTARVKDGAQVGSGGLYNNRVNPSKPLKVADNKLGEWNNFRILMKGDRVTVYLNGELVTDNVILENYWDSKLPIFPEEQIELQAHGSPVGYRNLYIREIPRPKPFELSAAEKKAGFKVLFDGTNMHEWQGNTTDYTIEKGTLAVSPKPGSRGNLYTKDQYSDFIFRFEFQLTPGANNGLGIRAPMEGDNAYNGIELQILDDGADIYKSLEKYQYHGSAYGILPAKRGYLKPVGEWNYQEVIVQGPKIKVILNGTTILDGDLTEARKNGTLDHKDHPGIHRNSGYIGFLGHGSTLAFRNIRIKDLSKKVAAK; encoded by the coding sequence ATGAAAAAATTACCCGTATTATTACTTTCCTCCCTGCTATTAACGGGCAGTGTCCAGGCTCAGACTAAGGTCGATAACCGGACAACTTCTACCCGGATTGCCGATGTGCTGGCTATGTTTCCGGCGCAGGATGCCCAGCAGCTAGCTACCAACATGAACGAGGTAGGCGCTTTGGGCGAAGCTGGCTTAGTAGATTTGGCCAAAATGCTGGTGCCCCCCGGAAAAGGCGACAATACCAAAGTGCAATATGCTTTAGGCGGTTTTTCGTATTATGTAGCCCAGGGTAACCGCGAAAATCTGCGCACCATGGCGGCTAATGCCTACGTGAAAGCCTTGGATCAGGTAACTGATCCGGTAAACAAAACTTTTTTAATTTTTCAGTTGCAAATGGTCGGCAAAGACGAAGCAGTGGCAGCTTTAGTTAAAAATTTGAGCAACGACCAAGTTTGCGGACCGGCTGCGCGGGCTTTAGTTAAAATCAATACCGCCAGTGCTAAGTCGGCATTATTAACGGCTTTATCCCAAGCCCAAGGTACCTGCCAATTATCGTTGGTAGAAGCCTTAGGCGATTCGAAAGATGCCGCCGCCGTATCAGCCATCAGTAAAATAGCCAGTAGCGCCAGCGACCCCAAAACGAAGAAAGTAGCGCTGTTTGCTTTGGCAAACATTGGCGACCCCGCTGCTGAACCCGTGTTAGCTGCCGAAGCCGAAAAAGCAGGTTATGCTTACCAGAATGCCAATGCTACCGCCGCTTACCTGCGCTGGGCTAAATCCATGCTGGCTGCCGGTAACAAAGCACCGGTAGAAAAAATGGCACAAACCTTAATCAGCAAAGCCACTCAGGAAAGCCAGGTACCCACCCGTATTGCCGCTTTAAATTATTTAGTGGATGTGCAGGGCGAGCAAAGTTTACCTACTTTGTTAGACGCGGTAAAAGATAAAAACCAAGCTTACCGGGTAGCCGCATTAACCCGGGCTGTAGAATTTAAAAATGCTGGTACCGCACAATGGTTAACTGCTTTGAAAAAAGCTGATCCGGCTGCCAAAGCCGATATTATTAACATGTTGGGCCGGAAAGGCGATGCGGCAGCTTTACCGGCTATTTTAAAAGCTACTAAAAATAAAAACGAAGGCATTAAAGTAGCCGCCATTACCGCCGCTGGTAAAATCGGGCAGGATGGCGCTTTGCCCGCTATTTTAAAAGCTACCCGCAAAGGCGATTCTACTGTGGTAAAAGCTGCTCAAACGGCTATCCTTACCATGAAAGGTACCAACGTAGTTCCGCAGGTAAGCCAGGCATTACCCAAAATGAACGAAACGGCCCAAGCCGCTTTGCTCGAAGTACTGGGTGCCCGCAAAGCGAACGAGCAAATTAACGTGGTGTTGGATGAAGCCAAAAGCAAAAATCCGAAAGTGGAGTTGGCTGCTTTAACCGCTTTAAAAGACATGGCGACTCAGGAGAATCTTTCTTCTTTGTATCCCTTATTATTAGCCGCTGATCGCCCGGAAGAAGTAACGGTCATGCAAGAGGCGATCTACAACGCCGTAAAAGGAGAAAGCGAAAAAGCCAAGCAAACCGAAACCATTTTGCAGCAAATGGCGCAGGCTCCCGCGGATAAAAAACCATTGTACTATGCGGTGCTGGCTAAAATTGGTGATAAAAAAGCTTTACAAACCGTAGTGGCTGATTTTAAATCCGGCGATGAAGCAACCAAGAAAGCAGCTTTTGCGGCTTTAGGTACCTGGTCCGATTTCAGTGCAGCGAACGAATTATTTAATATTGCCCAAGCCGATCCAAATTCACCTTACTTCGACCAGGCTTTGCGCGGTTATGTGAAGCAGGTAAGTAGCGCTAAATTCCCGGCGGAGCAAAAGCTGTTGCTTTTAACCAAAGTGATGGACATTGCCAAAACTACCGAACAAAAAAGCGTTATTCTGCATGAAGTAGGCAAAAGCCCAACCTATCTGGCCTTACAACTTGCCGGTAAATACCTCGACGATGCCGCTTTAAAACAAGTAGCCGCTGATGCCGTTACCAGCATTGCTTTGGGTAATAAAGATATTTACGGACAAGATGTACGCGATTTGTTGAACAAAGCCATGGGTGCCATGCAAGGTGCCGAAGTAGAATATACCAAAGCCAACGTCCGCAAGTTAATCGACGAGATGCCGAAAGAAGCAGGCTTTGTTTCGATGTTTAACGGCAAAGATTTAACCGGCTGGAAAGGCTTAGTGGCTGACCCGATTAAACGATCAAAAATGGATGCGAAAACGTTAGCCGCTGCCCAGCAAAAAGCTGACGAGCAAATGCGTCAGGACTGGCAAGTGAAAAACGGCGAAATCGTTTTTGTGGGTAAAGGCTACGATAACCTGACTACCGTTAAAAAATACGGCGATTTTGAAATGCTGGTAGATTGGAAAATCTACGACGATGGTAAAAAAGAAGGCGACGCCGGTATTTATTTACGTGGCACGCCGCAAGTACAAATGTGGGATACTGCCCGCGTGAAAGATGGCGCCCAGGTTGGTTCTGGTGGTTTGTACAACAACAGAGTAAACCCCAGCAAGCCTTTAAAAGTAGCGGATAACAAATTGGGCGAGTGGAATAACTTTCGGATTTTAATGAAAGGCGACCGCGTAACCGTGTACCTGAACGGCGAACTGGTAACCGATAACGTCATCCTGGAAAACTACTGGGATTCTAAATTACCAATCTTCCCCGAAGAACAAATAGAACTGCAGGCCCATGGTTCGCCGGTAGGTTACCGCAACCTGTACATCCGCGAAATTCCCCGTCCGAAGCCTTTTGAACTAAGCGCCGCCGAAAAGAAAGCCGGTTTTAAAGTGTTGTTTGATGGTACCAACATGCACGAATGGCAAGGAAATACCACCGATTACACCATCGAGAAAGGTACTTTGGCCGTTTCGCCGAAGCCTGGTAGCCGCGGTAATTTATACACCAAAGACCAGTACAGCGATTTTATCTTCCGTTTCGAGTTTCAATTAACGCCCGGTGCGAACAATGGCTTGGGCATCCGGGCTCCTATGGAAGGCGATAACGCTTATAACGGCATTGAGTTACAAATTCTGGATGACGGCGCTGATATTTACAAATCGCTGGAAAAATACCAGTATCACGGCTCGGCTTACGGCATTTTACCAGCTAAACGCGGTTACTTGAAACCAGTTGGCGAATGGAACTACCAGGAAGTAATCGTACAAGGTCCTAAAATCAAAGTAATCCTAAACGGTACTACCATCCTGGACGGCGACTTAACTGAAGCCCGAAAAAACGGCACCCTGGATCATAAAGATCACCCGGGCATTCACCGCAACTCCGGTTATATCGGTTTCCTGGGCCACGGTTCAACGCTAGCTTTCCGCAACATCCGGATTAAAGATTTAAGCAAGAAAGTAGCCGCTAAGTAA